TGAGGGGCTCAGCTCCTGTGTGGGAGACAACTTTTCCTTCACATTTGTCTGTCCCATCCAGCCCATGCTTTGGGGGCTGGgttatgcttttgtttttatgactttttaaaggttttttttagacaaggtctctgtctcccaggcaggagtggtGCAGAGCAGCATGATCATATCtcgttgcagcctcaacctcctgggctcaagcgattctcctgcctcagcctcccgagtagctgggactacaggtgcacagcaccaaaccctgataatttttaaattttttgtaaagaaagtGGGTTGGTggtctcgctatattgctcagtctggtctgaactcctggcctcaagcgatcctcccatctcagccttccagagcactgagattacaagcatgggccactgcgcctggcctgttttatgatgttattattattattatcctgggGAAAAGCAAATAACAGGCCAGGCTGGGCCTTGGTGCGGGTCTGGGAGGCAGCTGGTGTCACCTGGCAGGCAGTCTGCTGGGTGTGACCAGGAAGTCCAGGTCTGAGGAGAGAACCATGTGCAAGCCTGGGATGATGGGGGATGATGGAGGGAGCTGGGGCCCGGCATGGCCCGACATGGCTGGGGAGCCTCCTAGGATCCTGGTCCCCTTCCTGACTGAGGCTGTGAGTCCTGGGAGGGGCACCTGTGAGCTTGGAGGAGTGGGCAAAGGCTCAGGAGCCTGTGCTGCCTGCCGCTGGCTCTCGGGGTCCTTGGACATCTctgtgccctctctgggcctcagggaGTGACCTGAAAACTCCCTGGGCCTGTGGAGGGAATTGCTGGGCTCAGGCACACGCCCTCTCTGCAGGGGCTGCTGGACTGGGTGGCTGGTTCTAGGGCCGTCTCTGAGCCAGCGGCCTGGCTCCCAGCCAGCCTCTGGGTGGCAGTGGTGGTCCAGCTTCCTCCCTCCAGAGGCCAGGGCTCTGCACCAGGGTCCTTTTTAGGGTATTGCCAGCAGCCAGAGGCCAGGGACATTATGGCAGCCAGAGGCCAGGGACATTTATTACCCTGTCTCCAGgtagaggggctgaggtgggctgatggGGCCTCAGCAGTGAACCCCTCATCTGCCAGGGCTTGTTGCGGGCCTCAGCCGCTCACCAGATGGGGCCACACAACCGCTCCGTGACCTGCTTTGTGCACACAGCCTCAGCACTTGGTCCTCTGCCCTGACAGAGCTTTCTGAGCACCCCTGCTCCGCGTCTCTTTGTCCTTCTGCCTGTCCCCGATGCTGAGTGATACCATTTGCACCTCAGAGGTCCTTTGAAAGCTGAGAATCTTGGAGAACATCCCATGACATCCCTGCCATGTGCACCTGCAGCGTGGCAGCTTGGCAGCTTCTTGTGTTGGGGGTCTTGCTACCACCTGTTTCAAGGCAGCCCACTCCATATAGGGAAAGTTCCAGCCTCCGTTTATCGAGCTGAGGGTCTGCAGAAAATCATGCTCACTGGCTTCACCCTGTGCGGAGGGTCTGGGGGCTGGATGAGGCCGCTGTGAGAGGTGCCTGGCACACACTTTTCCCCTTCCTCCACTTGCGAGCTTCCCCACAAGACCGAGCCAGGGTCCCCAACAGGCCCTGCCTCTCTCTTCTGGCTCCATGGAAGCAACCTGCACCTCTGGCCTCATGCCAGCCCTTCAGGGCTGTGAACAGCAACCTGCCCTGCCCCATCAGGCAAAGAGAGACATGTCTATCAGTGCCCCAGTGCGGTGACACTGCAGACATGGGGCAGCCACCAgggtgtggggtggggcaggaCAAACGTCTTTCCCTCTGGGAGTCAGGGCAGGCCTTGAAGGAAAGGTAACATTTAAGGAAATGTGAAGACTAGGCAGCCACTCTGCAGGCAACATGGCGCAGGTGCCTGGAACTGTGTGGGTGAAGGCCTAGAACAGTGTGGACACAGCTACCTGGACcagcataaacacacacacctgGAATAGTGCAGGAAAGGTCCTGGAACAGTGTGGACATGGCTGCCTGGAACACCATGGGCACAGGTACCTGGAACACTATTGGCAAAGGCCTTGGAACAGGTTGCGTGAAGGTCCTGGAACAGCATGGGTGAAGGTTCTGGAACAGCATGGGTGAAGGTCCTGGAACGGCATGGGTGAAGGTCCTGGAACAGCGAGGGTGAAGGTCCTGGAACAGTATGGGTGAAGGTCCTGGAACAGCATGGGTGAAGGTCCTGGAACAGCATAGGTGAAGATCCAGGAACAGCATGGGAAATGTACTGGAACAGCGTGGGTGAAGGCCCTGGAACAACATGGGTGAAGGTTctggaacagcatgggaaaggccCTGGAACAGCGTGGGTGAAGGTCCTGGAACAGCGTTGGAAATGTCCTGGAACAGGATGGGCGAAGGTCTGGGAACAGTGTGGGTGAAGGTCCTTGAACAGCATGAGAAGGTCCTGGAGCAGCATGGGTCAAGGTTCTGGAACAACATGGGTGAAGGTTctggaacagcatgggaaaggccCTGGAACAGCGTTGGAAATGTCCTGGAACAGGATGGGAGAAGGTCTGGGAACAGGGTGGGTGAAGGCcctagaacagcatgggaaaggttCTGGAAAAGCGTGGGCAAAGGCCCTGGAACAGCATGGGTGAAGGTCCTGGAACAGCGTGGGTGAAGGTCCTGGAACAGTGTGGGTGAAGGTCCTGGAACAGTGTGGGTGAAGGTCCTGGAGCAGCATGGGAAAGGTTCTGGAACAGTGTGGGTGAAGGTTCTGCAACGGCATGGGCAAAAGCCCTGGAACAGCGTTGGAAATGTCCTGGAACAGTGTGGGTGAAGGCCctggaacagcatgggaaaggttCTGGAACAGCACGGATGAAGGTCCTCAAACAGCATGGGAAAAGTTCTGGAACAGCGTGGGCAAAGGCCCTGGAACAGGATTGGTGAAGGTCCTGAAACAGCACAGGTGAAGGTTctggaacagcatgggaaaggtcTTGGAACAGTGTGGGAGAAGACCCTGGAATAGTGTGGGCAAAGGCCTTGAGGCAGGAAGAGGGGACAGGCTTCCGAAGTTGAAAGCCATGCATGCATTGTGGCTGGGATGTGGTAGCAGTAGGCAGAACTCTGAGCTCAGGGCCCTGCAGGCATGTTCAGGAGTTTGGGCTTCATCCTGAGTACACAGGTGGACGCTTGTGAGGGTCAGTCATTGTTGGGTCTCTCCAGGGTCCCCCTTTCTGTGGAGACCTTCTCCCACAGCCAGCACTACAGCTCGGGCCAGTTGCCAGCTGCTCGACACTGTTGAAGGTTCAGCCGCAGAGCGTGGGACGAGAGTCAGGGTACTTCTCCTCTCTGCCCATCTGCTGGTGCTGGCAGGCTGTCCTCAGCCTCCAGTGCCTGCCAGGTACCCTTGCTACCTCCATGTCCCAGTTCCTGAGGGCAGCCCCCATCACATGGGGCGGGGTGGCCTGGAGGCTCTGGAAACCTGCCCCGCTCAGCTGGGCCGGGTTGCTGCAGGTACTGATCCCTGGGCAGCCTCTGTGCTCCCTGGTCGGCTCTCAGGTCCCTGCGTGGACACGCGTGGCCTCATGTTCCCTCTCTTTGGAGGCCTTGGAGGGTTTTCTGTCCTGGCTGGATCCAGACTGATGCCTTCCCTTTCCCTTAAGCTAGTTTGAGTTGGGTTCATGTCACTCAAAGCTGAAAAAATCGTGACTCTGCCTCTTAGGAACTTACGAAGAGGGTGATGGGAGTTGATTTGAACTTTTGAGGAGTTCCTGAATGTTGGGGAGTTGGAGGTGGGGGCATTCCTGGTGAAAGGAACTGTAGATGCAAAGTCATTAAGTGCAGAACAGCCAGAGCAGGGTCCTGCTCCCCAGGGGACATCGGCTATATCTGCTCTGTCAAAGTCCTGGGACATGTTTTATTGTCACAACTGCAGTTGGGGTGCTACTGTCACCTTGTGGGTTGAGGCACGGATGTGGCTGAGCACCCAACTGTGGGCAGGGTGGCCTCATTCTGGGCAACTGCTTGCCCAGGTGTCACTGGTGTGGAGGGTGAGACACCTGCTATTCACCAGTAGGGACACAGGGACGCTCCTGTCCTGGGCATTGCCCTCTGAGCGGCGGGCAGGGAGGGgtgccaggaggtagaggctgcacaAGGGGCTGCCTTACTCTGGGGAgcacccagcctggctgccgcatGGGCAAGGCGGAATGAGTAGGTGTGATAAGGGCTCGCGGAGCCTGTGCTGGAGTTGGGGCTAGGCAGGGGCACTGTGCCTGTGAGGGGGCACTCGTGTATGGAGCAGCGGTCGGCGTGCTCAGGGCCACTAGGCAGCTCCCTGGGTGGTACCTGTCAGGGAGCAAGCAGGAGTGGCAACTGCCGGGACCCTCGAATGCTAGGCCCCGGACTCTGGACCAACACCAAAGGCCACCGATGGAGGAAGGACCCTGCTCCCAGGCCGGGTGCACGGACTCACTCCTCCAGCTCCGAGCTACAGCCAGGCACGAAGGGACTTTGCTGAACATATGCAAtccctgctgcagctgctgccgaGATGGCAAAGTGACAGGTGAGAATCCTGTGCGCTCCTAGCACTGAGCCCAgcacccttcctccctcctttagGGAGGAGCTGCTTGCCTCAGTGACAGTGGAAAACGCTCTCATTTAAAGAATGAGATAGGATCCGGGGCGCCCTGAGAAAAGACACTTCCTGCATTCGGTGGCTTCCAACATTCATCAAGAAATCACACAACAGAGGGGTTCAGAAGAGGCATTCCCCGGCGGTCAGGGCCGTAGAAAGACCAGGTGAGAAAAGATGTCCCCCGGTATTCAGGGTCATAGAAAGACCAGGTGCTGCAGTGGCGCTGGCTGCGGGGAGTTTCTGAGGCACCAGCCAAAGGCTCTCGGCTCAGGGCAGCTCAGCCGTGTGCAGGCGCTGCTTTGGTCCACTTGCACGCATTTGTCATGAGACCTGAGAGCTGTCCTCGGCTGAGCCCCCTCCACCGGTGCTGCCCTCTGTGGCCCTGTTGGGAGGGTGGAGGGCAGGTTTTTTGGAAGGAGAATGACAGGTCTCACTCGGGGAGTGAGAAGGGGTCAGTGGTCAGTGGAACGCCCCTGGGTGGTGCTGGCCTCCGAGAGGGTGAGAGTGGGCACTGCCAGGCCCTTGCTGCTCGGGCTTGGAGCTTGCAGTGCCAGCCCTGCCACATTCTGTGGGCCGAAGAGGGCTGCAGACTCAGGGCCGGGCAGTTGATGCcaccattttctgtttcttttttgagacagggctttgtTCTGTcaaccatgctggagtgcagtagtgcaatcatagctcactgtagcctcagcctctagtgctcaagcaattctcctgcttcagcccccgagtagctgagaacacaggtgcatgccaccatgcctggccaattgttccatttttatagagaggggagtctcattatgttgcccaggctggtctctaactcctgcgcttgagtgattctcctgccttgaccttccaaactgctggaattacaggaatgagctactGACGCTACCTCTTAATGAAAGTGGGTGCAAAATGCTGTGTCCGTGATTCTCAACCCCCCACAGTGGGGACAGGCGAGGGCTAGCACACTGACTGGGTGGGCCGCTGAGGGAGGTGACAGGTGCCCCTGGGGGGGACCCCATGTCCCCCGCCAGCCTGTGATGGCTTTTACCTGGCAGGCATGGAAGGCTCAGCAGGAAGACGCCTGTGACATGTGCACAGCAGGTGGGTGTGACCAGGGAGAGCAGGTGGAGGCAGGGGGGTTGCAGGGGCCTCCTCATTTATTCAGCACTTATTTATGAGGCACCTACCATGGGCCAGACCGTGGGGCACAAGAAACTcacccctgccctcatggagttgaTATTCTTGTTGGCAGGGGGAGGCAGACTGACTCAAGTGACAAGCTCAAGTGTGTTGTCCCTGGCGAGGGAAAGGAGTAGGGCCTGGGGCGGAGCACTCGGGTGGGGCAGTCTTCGAGGGCTgcctggaggaagaggaagggagtcAAGACTTAAGAGAGGAAAAGGAGCCAGCTTCCCTATGAAGAGTGCAGGGATAAGCATTCTGGCAGAGGAACAGTGTGTGGGGAGGCCTGAGTGCCAGATGCCGGCGATAGCGAACTTTCTAGAGGGAGAGTGAGAGGGAAGGAGTTGCAGCTGCTCCAAGGTCACTGGTCACctctaaaaatgtttccagacgtgagtttgtgtctttcaagtctGCTTTTGCATGGAAGTTGAGGTTAAATACAAGCCTGTTATCTGAGGGACGTGGCCTTATCTGGGCCTTTGCCCCAGGTGGGTAAGGCTCACCCACTCCCTTGTGTTCAGGATGACTGGAACAGTAGAAGGTGTGACACCTGCCTGGGCTCAGGCCAACACTTCCCGCAGCCCAGGAGCTGGACACGTGAGGACCACATCGGCATGGGACTGGATGGACTAGTGGCCAGATAAGCCCTGGCTGGGCTCCTGCAGCAAGAACACGACACTCCCAGGAGGTGACTCAGGCTGTGGCTCGCTCTGTGGTGTGCACTGGGTGGGCCGTGGGCTGGGAGCAGCTGTGGGGAGGGGTCCAGCACTGCCATGGAGGAGCCTGCTCAGGGCAGCCTGCGGGATTGGTGTGGCAGCTGGTGCGCAGCGGGTTCATGCCCCGAGGAGCTCCTGAAAGCTTCTGGGGAGTGTGGGGTGGTGGTGCTGGGGTTTCCTGCCTAGGGCAGGGCCTTGCTGCCCCCACCAGATGAATTGCCTGAGTGTGGCTACGTCTCTGCCGTCGGACCAGGGCCTTCCTGCAGGAGCTATGCCTCcccactgagattacaggcttccaAAGGCTAGGCCATGCCTCTACTCGAAATTTTCAGCTACCTACATGGAGGCTGGGGCTGTGCCATCTCTATCCAGCCACGAGATGCTGTTTCCATGTTTCTGGAACAAGCTCTGCCCACcccctgccttctttttttcttaaactttccattttctttgcgCAAATCCTCCTCTCGCCGCTGGTCTCTTGGTTTGATTAGAGCAGTCACTTCTAAGCTTGAAAATACCCAagttgagagaggaagaaaaaaaaaaagaaagaaagaaagaaaaaagggacgCAGACTCCATCCCGCAGTCATTCGACGGAGATTTCCTTATCTCCTGGCCACAGTCTGCGAGTCCGTGTGTGCTTAATAACCCAGCaaatcttgtcctttgcagagaACATGACAGCCTGTCAGCCAGCAAAGCCCTTCCCGGTGGGACTGTCCTCCCTCGCAGCCTCCACCCGGGAGCAGCAGTGCTGACTGGTGCAGGGAAACAGGCCCGGCCCCAGGCTAGGCTCCTTGGAAGCGGGGGTTGGAGAGGTGCGGGGGGGAGGTTGGAGGGCATCGTCATAGACTCGGAGCCTGGGTGGCCAGCGTGGGCCTCCCCTGCAGCTCTTGGGCAGGGGGAGGGCCTAGAGACCCAtgctacagatggggaaactgagacccagagagggagCAGAGTATCCAAGGTGGGGCATGAGGCTCACCAAGCAGGATGAGGAGTGGAGTTAGGAAGCTTGGGCTTGATCTTCACTTTGTCCCTGGACTAAATGTCCCCACCTGTAAGATAAGATGAGCAGGTAGAGTAAGGCGTTCTGCAAGACTCCGAGGGGCCTAGTCTGAGGACACAGCCAGGGAGGCCTGGACTCTAGGCTCCAGACTCGGCATTTCCTGTAAGCGCCCCGTGGGAGGAGGGGGGTTTGCACAGGGAGCAGGTGGGGTGTGCTCAATGGAGCCTCCCTACCTGGGTGAGCTGTCGTTGCACTTTTAGGAGCCTCTATCCGTCTACCACCTGCTTAGGCAGTCACTGAATCTCTCTAAGGCTCGCCTTCCTCATCTGCAAGAGCCATCGGGTGGCCTTGCCAGGGTTAACCGAGGCTGGCATGCCCAGCACACGGGAGCGAGTGCTAtctctcactctcctcccacTTGCAGagttcaattaaaaaagaaaatccctgcCATTCTGGGTGGCTTTCACACGGGAGATTGCAGAGTGCAGATGTGTGGAGAGGTAATtttcccctctcctttctcctcgCCGGGTCATTATCTGAGCTGGAGAATCTGGACTTGAAGTGGAGTATGGAGAACTTAAGAGAGGCTGGAGGGGTCTCTCCGGAATGAGCCCCAAATTGGAAAACTTCTCGTGAGGACGGGCTGAATAAAGTGCAATGTTTTCGTGCAAGGATGAGAGCAATGAAGGGGGACTCAGCCACGAGCTGGAGGCACTTGGAGAGCCCCAGAGAGCCTgcagaggaggctgggcatggctgTCCCCTTCTCCAGGGGTCATGGGCCAGAAAGCAGGTGGGGCCAGCTGGCAGAGAAGCAGGGGGATGGGGACGGACCATGTGAGAAGGGCAAGAAGGAGCAGCGTGCTCTGTGGGGTGCGGGCGTAGGCATTGAAGACAGTGGCCGTGGGCACCACATTGCGGGGCCTCCACTGTCGCCTGGTGGTGCAACATTCTCACTCCAACCAGATCTTCCTCCTGGGGGTGCACTAGACACAGAGTGGCTTCCAGGCCCCCTCGGGCTAGTGGGGAGCAGCGCTGGGCAGGTGGACACAGCACTGTGGAGTGATAAATGCCGTGATGGGGAAGGCAGGACCCCACGGGTCATGTCACAGGGACTCGGACTCAGAACCTGCAGACTTCCTGCAGGTGGGCTTCCTGGAGCTGGAGAGTCGTCATCATCCTCATtgccttcttctccctcctcctccatctcctccccatcctctccctcctgctcctcccccACTCTACCTACATAGCAGCTGCATCGCCACCTACCAGGTAGATTTGAGAAGAAATTCTTGCCGGGATGGGCGATGGGACCAGGACCCACCAGAGCTGCTTGAAGTCCATCTGACTGGCAGCCCCCCAGTGGCAGCCCCAGGCAGGGGACTGTGCCACTTGCTCATCGTGGCTACTTGCTCTGGTGTCACTGCTCCTGGAGCTGGAGGATGTCTGCATTTCCATAGatgattaattaaaaaaaggcTACAAGTTGAGAAAATCGCCCTGGCCACAGGCCTCAGACTCATCTAGCGGAAACCAAATGGCTCTCCCGTTTTCCCTGGAGCACCTCTGGTCTCCAGAGACTAAGTCCCAGTGATGGTGACACTCTGGCCCCCGCGTGCATGGCCAGGGCAGCTGAACTAATGCTGACTGAGCATTGTCTAAGGGGCCTGGCCTGGGTGAGCTGAGTGCCCAGAGCACAGAGCCTGACATAGGGCCGCCTGCTGTGGCCTCAGCGGGAGGTGCAGCACCATGGCACCGGAAGGGAGGGTTAGGGGAAGCGAGGCCAGGGAGTGGGGGAGAGACACAGAGGGGGCATTCCTGAGCAAGCAGCAGCTGCACGGGAAGGTACAGCTGTGTCTCCGTCATGTAGACCATGTCCTGAGCACCCCCCAAGTGGGAATGTGGTGCTGGGGAGGAAGGCATGGAGGGCGCCTGCCAGCACCTGCCCCCACTAGTACTGAGACTCCCTCAGCTCTTACCCGCCCCTCTGGGGAGATTCCAGCCCCACAGCAGTGCCCCCATGGAGTCCAGAGGCGGGGTAGGGGCGGGCCCTGGGCTGTGGCTGTGACAGGCCTGGCCCTCGCCCTGGGGCAAACAGGGACAGTTGagtattaggagatggggcccTGGGGGCAACGGCCAGGACTCCCTGCTGGGCAAGGCAGGAAGCACAGGGGCAGGCGGGCTGTGACTCAGGAGGGCCCCGTGACCGCGTCTGTGGGAGCACCAGGGGCTGGCACTGGGAGAGACACTCAGTCCAGCTGGAGGGGGAGCAAGGGGGCTTCCTGGAGGTGGGGGTGCCAGAGCTACACCTGCAGGAAGAGGATTCAGGCGGGAGAAGAAAGTGAGGGACTCTAGGTTGATTTGGAATTTTTTCCTTGACAATAATGACCTGCTTCCTAATTAGGGAGAGAAATGGGGTGGGGCGAGGATGTGGATGGAGGCGGATAAAGCCCCAGCTTTTCCCGCAGAGAGAGTGCTCCTCACAGCAGGGCAAGAAGGGGGCCACAGGACCAGGCTTTCCTGTTCGGAGGCGCCATCTCCAGCCCCGGGACCACCCCTTCTCAGGCTTCCCTGGGCCGCGTACACCGGGCAGACAGCGCAGCGTGGGCCACACCTCAGAGGACCCTCGAGGCCCAGGGACCGCAGGGGACCGTGAGTGGGTGAACTCTGGAGTTCAGGGTCCTGGGAGGGGTGCAGGGTGGAGGGTCCCCTGCTGGCCTCTGTTCTACAGATGAACAAAAGGGATGACCAGGGCCTGCCCCTCGCCACTCCACCTCTCTCCAAAACTCACATGCGGTCACACTGCCCTGAGACACTTTTCCCTTTCAGAGCTGTCCTGGCTCATGGAGGGGCCACTTGATTTCTCAGCTGTCATAAGTTACCCCAAGTACATAACCTTGcttttatctcctcagacaaaggggCCTCCATGGCTGCGCTGACAGTCTCCAGCGCAAGGGAGGAGAAACAGCATCGGAGGAGACAACAGTCTCCCTACGTGTGCAAGACACGGTGCGGAAGTCATCTCCCCAGCACCTCAGCCCCTGCCCACTGCTGCTCGGGACAAGGTCAGACTGCCCCAGGCAGAGAAACAGGGGACTCCACACAGGGCTGGCCAGACGGACACAGGCCGGCAGGACACCACGTGGCGGGGGCAGGTGCTTGCTGCGGACACGTGGGCTGGCAGCCTCTCTCGTGTGATGTTGGTGACAGCTGTTGATGGTTAACACCCCGTCCGTTAGCTCACTGGAGGCCGCAGAATGACGacatcattttacttttctcCATAAATAAGGATTTCCCTGCAAGGAAGAAATGAGGGCTCACCTCACCCTCCTTGTGGTCGGGCTCCTCAGGGATGCCCAGTGCCAACACTCTGCGCGGTCCTTCTGGATCTTTCTCTGAGTGTGATGCCTCGTAGACAGCtctctctgttcctttctttacAAAACAAATTGGGTGGCATTCAATGCATTGATCTGTGGCATGCTCCATTCACTCCAGGTTataaattatgaacattttccATGTCACAGCATAGAGAGCTGCTCAGTCTTTATCCATAAACATTTCAGAGTGCATCCCTGAAAGAGGAGGgctcttaaaaatatacaacTGCTACACCCGTCTCCAACCTAGAGGGAAGAATGGTATTTTTTTTATAATGTCCTCCACCAGCCAGGCTTCCAATTTCTCTGATTATATCATGAGTGCTTTTTAAACaggatttttattaaaattattttcgaAATGAGGCCTGCACACATCCACAAGAGGCCCCTCAGATCTCCTAGTTCGCAGGTATCCCCTTCACCCCTCCCTGCGTGCTCTTTTCTCTTTGCAGGTAACCTGTGGAGGAGGCAGCCCGTGTCCCGGGAGCTTCCAGCTGGGACCCTGATGACACATCCCTGTGCAGTCCCAGTCCTTGGTGGTGAGTTCTGAGCCACCGCAGCATTGAGCGCTGGTGTTCCTCTGTGAGGAGGTGCAGGGTGGCTGCCTGTCCCTCTCCTCCGGGACATTATCCGCCATTGCCTGCCACATCCCCCAGTTATCAGGGAATCGCAGGATGATGATGAGAGTTTGTCAGCCTTCTGCGCTTATTGGCTGGAATGCTTCCCTATGAAG
The Symphalangus syndactylus isolate Jambi chromosome 7, NHGRI_mSymSyn1-v2.1_pri, whole genome shotgun sequence genome window above contains:
- the LOC134737180 gene encoding uncharacterized protein; translated protein: MTCFLIRERNGVGRGCGWRRIKPQLFPQRECSSQQGKKGATGPGFPVRRRHLQPRDHPFSGFPGPRTPGRQRSVGHTSEDPRGPGTAGDHKGASMAALTVSSAREEKQHRRRQQSPYVCKTRCGSHLPSTSAPAHCCSGQGNLWRRQPVSRELPAGTLMTHPCAVPVLGGPCNCPVENRSSYWRMRPRRPGHAAPARTMCTGP